A single region of the Pyrenophora tritici-repentis strain M4 chromosome Unknown M4_contig_00028, whole genome shotgun sequence genome encodes:
- a CDS encoding HHT1, Histones H3 and H4: MARTKPRPKVTGKAGRGGPDGKTVTGGKPAQKALASKARRQVAGKSTRKAPVAVKKKRKFKAGTVALREIKRYQRGFELLLRKLPFSRVVREFAQVHKADIRFQRSAIEALQEATEAFLVGYFEDCNINAIHAKRVTIQEKDSQLARRYFARELLAFL; this comes from the exons GGCAAGGACAAAACCACGGCCTAAGGTCACCGGTAAAGCCGGCCGGGGTGGTCCTGATGGCAAGACAGTTACTGGCGGCAAGCCGGCTCAGAAGGCCCTTGCTAGTAAGGCTAGACGTCAAGTAGCAGGAAAGTCTACGCGAAAGGCACCTGTAGCTgttaagaagaagcgcaagtttaAGGCAGGCA CTGTCGCATTACGGGAAATCAAGAGATACCAGAGAGGTTTTGAACTACTCTTGCGAAAACTCCCCTTTTCCCGCGTAGTGCGCGAATTTGCACAGGTGCACAAGGCCGATATCCGCTTTCAACGATCTGCAATCGAAGCTCTTCAGGAAGCTACAGAAGCTTTCTTAGTTGGTTATTTTGAGG ACTGCAACATCAATGCTATTCACGCAAAGAGGGTTACTATTCAAGAGAAGGATTCTCAATTGGCTAGGCGCTACTTTGCGCGCGAGTTACTAGCTTTTCTCTAG